One Fulvitalea axinellae genomic window carries:
- a CDS encoding thymidine phosphorylase, with the protein MRIVDIIQRKRDGHELTNKQIVTLLDSYLEGTVPDYQVSAFLMAVYFRGMTDAELKTFTDCMMRSGDLVEFHGVNKFLVDKHSTGGVGDKTTIALAPLLAAFDIGTAKLSGKGLGHTGGTIDKLEAIPGFTFPETRDELVKNVNETGIGIMGYSENIVPLDKRLYSLRDVTATVSSIPLIASSIMSKKLAVYADGIMLDVKVGAGAFMKNEEDARLLAKTMLGIGKSFDRKMVVHLTNMDQPLGLAVGNSLEVIEAIETLKGNGPEDFTQLILHLTGTALFLNGRAETIEAGTEMADRMISTEEPLEKMRMFIRSCGGDAGIVDDYSRIPVATNTLDVLSKESGYVSQIEAEEIGKAAMILGAGRPTKESVIDHSVGLVLNKKVGDKVKAGEKLATLYYTGDEHLQQASEKTVKAFSFSIEPVPASPVLLDTIQEL; encoded by the coding sequence ATGAGGATTGTTGATATTATTCAGCGCAAGCGCGATGGGCACGAGCTCACGAACAAGCAAATCGTGACCTTGCTCGACAGTTACTTGGAGGGCACAGTGCCCGACTACCAAGTGTCGGCGTTTCTGATGGCGGTGTATTTCCGCGGGATGACGGATGCCGAGCTGAAGACTTTCACCGACTGCATGATGCGGTCCGGTGATTTGGTCGAGTTCCACGGAGTGAATAAATTCCTGGTGGACAAGCACAGTACTGGCGGTGTCGGCGACAAGACCACGATAGCCTTGGCTCCGCTTTTGGCGGCTTTCGATATCGGGACGGCCAAGCTTTCGGGCAAAGGTTTGGGCCATACAGGCGGCACCATCGACAAGCTTGAGGCCATCCCTGGCTTTACGTTTCCTGAAACCCGTGACGAATTGGTTAAGAACGTCAACGAAACGGGAATCGGGATTATGGGATATTCCGAGAATATAGTGCCCTTGGATAAGCGTCTGTACTCCCTGCGTGACGTTACGGCTACCGTATCCAGTATTCCGCTTATCGCCAGCAGTATCATGAGCAAGAAATTGGCGGTTTACGCCGATGGTATTATGCTGGATGTAAAGGTAGGTGCTGGCGCTTTTATGAAAAATGAGGAAGACGCTCGTCTTCTGGCCAAAACTATGTTGGGCATCGGTAAAAGCTTCGATCGGAAAATGGTCGTGCACCTTACCAATATGGACCAGCCTTTAGGTTTGGCCGTTGGTAACAGCCTGGAAGTAATCGAAGCCATCGAGACGCTGAAAGGAAACGGTCCGGAGGATTTTACCCAACTTATCCTTCACCTTACTGGTACGGCATTGTTCCTAAACGGTAGGGCCGAAACTATAGAGGCGGGTACCGAAATGGCCGATCGCATGATCAGTACGGAAGAGCCTTTGGAGAAAATGAGGATGTTTATCCGCTCTTGCGGTGGTGATGCCGGAATCGTTGACGACTATAGCCGTATCCCGGTAGCGACAAATACCTTGGACGTATTAAGCAAGGAGTCTGGATATGTGTCTCAAATCGAGGCGGAGGAAATTGGAAAGGCCGCTATGATTTTGGGTGCGGGCCGTCCTACAAAAGAGTCTGTAATCGACCATTCGGTTGGTTTGGTGTTAAATAAAAAGGTTGGAGATAAAGTGAAAGCCGGAGAAAAACTGGCGACGCTTTATTATACTGGTGACGAACATCTGCAACAGGCCTCGGAAAAGACCGTTAAGGCTTTCAGTTTTAGTATCGAGCCGGTTCCGGCTTCACCTGTGTTGTTGGACACTATCCAAGAGTTATAA
- the deoC gene encoding deoxyribose-phosphate aldolase: MDIAKYIDHTLLAAVATPADIKKLCAEAKEHGFFSVCVNSGYVSLAKSELKGTDVKVCSVVGFPLGQMAKEAKVAETEIAIAHGADEIDMVINVGALKSGDEALVYEEIKALKEVVGPDRVLKVIIETCYLTDEEKVKACELSVKANADFVKTSTGFGTGGATFEDAKLMFDTVDGKALVKASGGVRDFETADKYIKIGVKRLGTSNGIAIVNGGTGEGY; this comes from the coding sequence ATGGACATTGCGAAATACATCGATCACACGCTTTTGGCGGCGGTAGCCACTCCGGCCGATATCAAAAAACTTTGTGCCGAAGCCAAAGAGCACGGATTCTTTTCGGTTTGCGTTAACTCGGGATATGTTTCCTTGGCGAAAAGCGAATTGAAGGGGACTGACGTGAAGGTTTGTTCCGTGGTCGGTTTTCCTTTGGGCCAAATGGCCAAGGAAGCCAAAGTGGCCGAAACAGAGATTGCCATAGCCCACGGTGCCGATGAGATTGATATGGTAATCAATGTCGGAGCCCTCAAGTCGGGTGATGAGGCATTGGTATACGAGGAAATCAAAGCCTTGAAAGAGGTTGTGGGTCCGGATCGTGTACTGAAGGTGATTATCGAGACTTGCTACCTTACCGATGAGGAGAAAGTGAAAGCTTGCGAGCTGTCAGTTAAGGCAAATGCCGATTTCGTAAAGACCTCTACAGGTTTCGGAACAGGCGGAGCCACTTTCGAAGACGCTAAATTGATGTTTGATACAGTGGACGGAAAAGCTTTGGTGAAAGCCTCAGGTGGCGTTCGCGATTTCGAAACTGCCGACAAGTACATCAAAATAGGCGTAAAACGTCTTGGTACCAGCAACGGTATCGCCATCGTAAACGGCGGAACCGGCGAGGGATATTAA